In a genomic window of Deltaproteobacteria bacterium:
- a CDS encoding glycosyltransferase family 2 protein: MRQQSLSIVVPALNERRHLAATVDRLKKALAAASLTDYEVIIINDGSTDGTDEVARGLGGSDPCVRSFDNPGNLGLGASYTRGILQASKDYLVYIPADNSWPYESLLALFGSMAKADIVTSYASNPEVRGWGRRIISRLFTLALNFLFNRRMKYFNGLTIYPIEFLRTTRVNSTGFAFQAELMLKALFQDFSVIQLKLPIDEQTARSSKAVSVKNIQNVLATVIRLFFELQVLRRFQNGIASTPD, translated from the coding sequence ATGAGACAGCAATCGCTTTCCATCGTTGTGCCGGCGTTAAACGAGCGCCGGCATCTCGCCGCCACGGTGGATCGGTTAAAGAAGGCTCTGGCCGCCGCATCGCTCACCGACTACGAGGTCATTATCATTAATGACGGGAGCACGGATGGGACGGACGAAGTGGCGCGAGGCTTGGGCGGCTCGGATCCATGCGTCCGCTCATTCGACAATCCCGGCAATCTGGGGCTGGGAGCCAGCTACACACGGGGGATTCTTCAGGCCTCCAAGGATTATCTGGTCTACATCCCCGCGGATAACTCCTGGCCGTATGAATCCCTGTTGGCGCTTTTTGGAAGCATGGCCAAGGCCGATATCGTGACATCCTATGCCAGCAATCCAGAGGTCCGCGGCTGGGGACGACGGATTATTTCGCGACTATTTACCCTGGCGCTCAATTTTCTATTCAACAGACGGATGAAGTACTTCAACGGTCTGACGATCTATCCTATCGAGTTTCTGCGGACGACCAGGGTGAACTCGACCGGATTTGCATTTCAGGCAGAATTGATGCTCAAGGCCTTGTTCCAGGATTTTTCCGTCATTCAGCTCAAGCTTCCGATTGACGAGCAGACCGCCCGTTCGTCGAAGGCAGTCAGCGTGAAAAATATCCAAAACGTTCTGGCCACCGTCATCCGCCTCTTTTTTGAATTGCAGGTTTTGAGGCGCTTTCAGAATGGAATTGCCTCCACGCCGGATTAG
- a CDS encoding class I SAM-dependent methyltransferase, producing the protein MRDIPSCPTCGKEHCEVVYNSTLQQNPSSMASFNPYSAHYQINRCTHCGLLRASPILDEEGVVKLYRDSSETNIAPGEETNVQRTMRRYYRLAQPFLDGRHRMLDVGCDRGFILEEAAKDGFKEVHGLEPNPAARQLAAHIKDAVLSDQFYEQTSYPSSSFDFMVMIHVLDHLVDPRVVLAKALCDLKPGGVMMAVVHNVESLLGRILGGRFPPFNLYHFYYFSKRTLGALFANHGFEVLKVVSTSNCYSLDFFASRAPGVPQVVRRMAAGVLKTSGLGRVPLTIPLGNIGIVARRPL; encoded by the coding sequence ATGCGAGATATTCCATCGTGTCCGACCTGTGGAAAAGAGCACTGCGAGGTGGTTTACAACTCCACTCTCCAGCAGAATCCGTCAAGCATGGCCTCGTTTAACCCCTATTCAGCTCACTATCAGATCAATCGTTGCACTCACTGTGGGTTACTGAGGGCCAGTCCGATCCTTGATGAGGAAGGAGTTGTCAAGCTCTATCGGGATTCTTCTGAAACGAACATCGCGCCGGGTGAAGAGACCAATGTTCAACGTACCATGCGGCGGTATTACCGTTTGGCCCAACCCTTTCTCGACGGTCGCCACCGGATGTTGGACGTCGGTTGTGATCGGGGCTTCATCCTGGAGGAAGCGGCCAAGGACGGTTTCAAGGAGGTTCATGGCCTGGAACCAAATCCGGCGGCGCGCCAGCTGGCCGCCCATATAAAGGATGCAGTCCTCTCTGACCAGTTTTACGAACAGACGTCCTACCCGTCGTCCTCTTTCGATTTTATGGTGATGATCCACGTGCTCGATCACCTGGTCGACCCCCGGGTGGTGCTGGCCAAGGCGCTGTGTGACTTGAAACCGGGCGGGGTGATGATGGCCGTGGTGCACAATGTTGAATCGCTTTTGGGGCGGATCCTGGGTGGGCGCTTTCCGCCATTCAACCTCTATCATTTCTATTATTTCTCGAAGCGGACATTGGGGGCCCTCTTTGCCAATCACGGTTTTGAGGTCTTGAAGGTTGTTTCCACCTCTAATTGCTATTCGCTTGATTTTTTTGCCAGTCGAGCCCCCGGGGTTCCCCAGGTTGTTCGACGCATGGCGGCGGGGGTCCTGAAAACATCCGGTCTGGGAAGGGTCCCGTTGACGATCCCTTTGGGGAACATCGGCATCGTGGCTCGCCGCCCGTTATGA
- a CDS encoding alpha-ketoacid dehydrogenase subunit beta: MPPQTFGKAINQALTQAMELSPDVMVLGQLVDYKSGVFGTTTGLVERFGPERVQDFPVSEGLMTSAAIGAALVGMRPVIVHQRIDFMMYSLDAIVNWLSLMRFKSNGHSNLPVTIRAIVGKGWGQGPQHSKSLHAWFAHLPGLKVAVPATAYDAKGLLLESIFGEDPVMIIEHRSLYSMTEDVPEAPYRVRFGHAHVRRRGKDVTLVAIGSMVPMALRAADQLASESIDVEVVDLRTLSPLDDGTVCESVSKTKRLVVADPAWRSVSVAAEIIALVSERLGDKLLANPQRICFPDSHTPMSAPLEKEYYPDEARMVQVVRKASLE; this comes from the coding sequence ATGCCTCCACAAACCTTCGGTAAAGCGATCAATCAGGCCCTGACTCAGGCGATGGAGCTAAGCCCCGATGTCATGGTGCTCGGTCAGCTCGTTGACTACAAATCGGGAGTTTTCGGAACAACAACCGGTTTGGTCGAACGTTTTGGGCCCGAGCGGGTTCAGGATTTCCCGGTCTCCGAGGGGTTGATGACCTCGGCGGCCATTGGCGCGGCTCTGGTCGGGATGCGTCCGGTCATTGTCCACCAGCGCATCGATTTCATGATGTACTCGCTGGATGCCATTGTGAATTGGTTGTCACTCATGCGCTTTAAATCCAACGGACATTCAAATCTGCCCGTCACCATCCGTGCCATCGTCGGCAAGGGGTGGGGACAGGGTCCGCAACATTCCAAAAGTCTCCATGCCTGGTTCGCCCATCTTCCGGGCCTGAAGGTTGCCGTCCCGGCAACCGCTTACGACGCCAAAGGACTGTTGCTCGAAAGCATCTTTGGCGAGGATCCCGTCATGATTATCGAACACCGATCGCTCTACAGCATGACGGAAGATGTCCCGGAGGCGCCCTACCGTGTGCGATTCGGTCATGCCCACGTGAGGCGGAGGGGAAAGGATGTCACTCTCGTTGCCATCGGGTCGATGGTCCCAATGGCGCTCCGGGCTGCGGACCAGCTTGCATCGGAATCCATTGACGTCGAGGTCGTTGATTTGAGGACGCTTTCTCCCTTGGACGACGGCACCGTTTGTGAGTCTGTGTCGAAGACGAAAAGGTTGGTGGTCGCCGACCCGGCCTGGAGATCGGTCAGTGTCGCGGCGGAAATCATCGCTCTGGTCTCGGAACGGCTCGGCGACAAATTGCTCGCCAACCCGCAGAGAATCTGCTTCCCGGACAGCCATACGCCGATGAGCGCCCCTCTGGAGAAGGAGTATTACCCCGATGAAGCCCGCATGGTACAAGTTGTACGAAAGGCATCTTTAGAATAA
- a CDS encoding thiamine pyrophosphate-dependent dehydrogenase E1 component subunit alpha, which translates to MNHETILKMGRYRELSLKDADPGVVKNLHRFMLRLRRCEEALIAEYHPADEMKCPIHFCIGQEAVPAALSVVIKPEDYLFSHHRTHGFYLAKGGPMNSLFAEMYGKATGASGGLAGSQDLSMPSVNFCSGAILSGATALAVGAALGFQRQKKKHVAVAGFGDGASDEGVFWEGLNYAALHKLPIVFVCENNRYSTYSPQFKRMASENISERVATFGVTARTVFGNDVMACTSMLREMVEGARAGRGPYFLEAFTYRMNSHVGPEDDSYVGYRPKEEFDFWQQNCPISLLEERMVEQNLLSAPEKEKILKKINSEIAASFEFAKKSPFPGNAEWSKLNYSRGSPLADQLLKDCELKEFNQNQADTIPGPY; encoded by the coding sequence ATGAATCACGAAACAATTTTGAAAATGGGCCGCTATCGCGAGCTCTCCCTCAAAGACGCCGATCCGGGGGTTGTGAAGAACCTGCATCGTTTCATGCTTCGCCTTCGACGGTGCGAGGAGGCCCTCATCGCGGAATATCATCCCGCCGATGAAATGAAATGCCCCATTCATTTCTGTATCGGGCAGGAGGCCGTTCCGGCGGCCCTCTCCGTGGTTATAAAACCTGAAGACTATCTTTTCAGCCATCATCGAACCCACGGGTTCTATCTGGCAAAGGGGGGGCCGATGAATTCCCTCTTTGCCGAGATGTACGGCAAGGCCACCGGCGCAAGCGGCGGACTGGCCGGTTCTCAGGATCTCTCCATGCCGTCGGTCAATTTTTGCAGCGGCGCAATTCTTTCCGGGGCAACCGCGTTGGCGGTCGGCGCCGCTTTGGGCTTCCAGCGGCAGAAGAAGAAGCATGTTGCGGTGGCCGGTTTCGGGGACGGCGCCTCAGACGAAGGAGTCTTTTGGGAGGGCCTGAATTACGCCGCCCTTCACAAACTGCCGATTGTTTTCGTCTGCGAAAACAATCGCTACTCCACCTATTCCCCGCAATTCAAACGGATGGCCAGTGAAAATATCAGTGAGCGGGTGGCTACCTTTGGCGTCACCGCCCGGACAGTCTTCGGCAACGACGTGATGGCCTGCACCTCCATGCTCAGGGAGATGGTCGAAGGGGCGCGCGCTGGCCGCGGCCCCTATTTTTTGGAGGCTTTTACCTACCGGATGAACAGCCATGTCGGTCCGGAGGATGACAGCTACGTGGGTTACCGCCCGAAGGAAGAATTCGATTTTTGGCAACAAAATTGTCCGATCTCCCTTCTCGAAGAGAGGATGGTTGAACAGAATCTCTTGTCGGCCCCCGAGAAGGAGAAAATCCTTAAGAAGATCAATAGCGAGATTGCGGCATCCTTTGAATTTGCAAAGAAGAGCCCATTTCCCGGAAATGCCGAATGGTCAAAACTCAATTACAGCCGGGGAAGCCCGCTTGCGGATCAACTTCTGAAGGATTGTGAATTAAAGGAATTTAATCAGAATCAGGCCGACACAATTCCGGGACCTTATTAA
- a CDS encoding HAD family hydrolase, whose product MNRAVFLDRDGVINEVVFRGSSKPIAPWSLEEFKFIPGIEKPLRELSQMGYLLFVVSNQPDIAKGRVKAVMVEKMNKKIMDSLPIREILICPHDDSHHCLCRKPKPGMLLDLAHRWAVGLDRSYLIGDNWKDMEAGKAAGCRTILIDGSYNKDVKVTHRVKDIKVAVTTIQSIERQEYRTVQLN is encoded by the coding sequence ATGAACAGGGCCGTATTTCTTGACCGGGACGGGGTCATTAACGAGGTGGTATTCCGGGGGAGTTCGAAGCCGATTGCGCCCTGGAGCCTGGAGGAGTTCAAATTCATTCCCGGGATCGAGAAACCGCTCAGAGAATTGTCCCAGATGGGGTATCTCCTCTTCGTCGTCTCCAACCAGCCTGATATCGCCAAAGGGCGCGTGAAGGCTGTCATGGTCGAGAAGATGAACAAAAAAATCATGGATTCCCTCCCCATCCGGGAAATCCTCATATGTCCGCACGACGACAGTCACCACTGTCTCTGCCGAAAACCCAAACCGGGGATGTTGCTGGATCTGGCTCATCGGTGGGCGGTCGGTTTGGACAGATCCTATCTCATAGGCGACAATTGGAAGGACATGGAAGCCGGTAAGGCCGCGGGTTGCAGGACGATTTTGATTGACGGTAGCTACAATAAGGATGTTAAGGTCACCCACCGGGTCAAGGACATTAAAGTCGCCGTTACAACGATTCAATCAATCGAACGTCAAGAATACCGTACTGTTCAGTTGAATTAA
- a CDS encoding SDR family oxidoreductase — MLQTLKILITGGGSGIGAALAKHLSTLGHSVIICGRRRERLEQVASTNSGIRHHVCDVSNENSVATFADFVGKQFDALDVLINCAGLQGEIGRFDRTDSKKWKETFEINVYGTYLVTKHLLPLLLKSKIKKILNFAGGGAFGNFPNYSAYAISKAAVVRFTENSAEELAGLGVQINCVAPGFVATDIHRATLEAGEEVVGEGYYRFTREKMKKGSVPLDLVVKCILFLISPESNGLSGKTISASFDKWGADVFRASIKEIMNSDLYTLRRMNLVNLDPKDELRVRLTDL; from the coding sequence TTGCTTCAAACCCTTAAAATACTGATCACGGGAGGCGGCTCCGGCATTGGAGCCGCTCTGGCCAAGCATCTCAGCACCCTCGGCCATTCCGTGATCATCTGCGGTCGAAGGAGAGAACGACTGGAGCAGGTCGCCTCAACGAACAGCGGCATCCGCCACCATGTTTGCGATGTTTCGAATGAAAACAGCGTCGCCACTTTTGCCGATTTTGTCGGCAAGCAGTTTGATGCGCTTGATGTCCTCATCAACTGCGCCGGACTTCAGGGGGAAATCGGACGGTTTGACAGGACCGATTCGAAAAAATGGAAGGAAACGTTTGAGATCAATGTGTATGGCACCTATCTTGTCACAAAACATCTCCTCCCCCTTCTCCTTAAATCAAAAATTAAAAAAATTCTGAATTTTGCGGGAGGCGGGGCCTTTGGCAATTTTCCCAATTACAGCGCTTATGCCATTTCCAAGGCCGCCGTCGTGCGTTTTACGGAAAATAGTGCCGAGGAACTGGCGGGCCTGGGCGTCCAGATAAACTGTGTTGCACCGGGTTTTGTGGCAACAGACATTCACCGGGCGACATTAGAAGCCGGCGAGGAGGTCGTCGGCGAGGGCTATTACCGTTTTACCCGGGAAAAGATGAAGAAGGGATCCGTCCCCCTGGATCTGGTCGTAAAGTGCATCCTGTTTCTCATATCACCGGAATCCAATGGACTCAGCGGAAAAACAATCAGCGCCAGCTTCGACAAATGGGGCGCCGATGTTTTCAGGGCCTCCATCAAGGAAATCATGAATTCGGACTTGTATACCCTGCGACGGATGAATCTTGTCAATTTGGATCCGAAGGACGAGTTGCGCGTCAGGTTGACGGATCTCTAA
- a CDS encoding Gfo/Idh/MocA family oxidoreductase, giving the protein MKYIVVGNGNIGKKRRQALKDKCAAVVDPFEKDADYKSCKDVPPDTFDAAVLAVPNAVKMEILEYLLGKKKHVLLEKPLLFKNESMAKKLHAQAIANNVVWYTSYNHRFEPSVMKLKQLLEEKTLGEFYFARFVYGNGTVQNIANTWRDVDCGVLEDLGCHLLDFAAFFFAGNPLQYRITSGIHCEAKTWDSCSFVSRDGRLHFLCSTLMWKNTFEIDIFGSKGSLHVAGLNKWGGSRVIRRERIFPSGVPREETFSFSGPDETWKRDIEFFEEMTALGRSSYHNDLYISESIRSLASNP; this is encoded by the coding sequence ATGAAATACATCGTTGTCGGCAACGGAAACATCGGCAAAAAAAGAAGACAGGCGCTCAAGGATAAGTGCGCCGCCGTGGTTGATCCTTTTGAAAAGGACGCGGATTACAAGTCCTGCAAGGATGTTCCTCCGGACACCTTTGACGCGGCCGTTCTCGCCGTTCCGAACGCGGTAAAAATGGAAATTCTTGAATATCTCCTGGGAAAAAAGAAGCACGTTCTTCTGGAAAAGCCCCTCCTGTTCAAAAACGAGTCGATGGCAAAAAAACTGCATGCCCAGGCGATTGCCAACAACGTTGTCTGGTATACCTCCTATAATCACCGTTTTGAACCTTCCGTGATGAAATTAAAACAGCTTCTTGAGGAAAAAACCCTTGGTGAGTTCTATTTCGCCAGGTTTGTCTATGGGAACGGAACGGTTCAAAACATCGCCAATACATGGAGAGACGTCGATTGCGGAGTTTTGGAGGATCTCGGCTGCCATCTGCTCGATTTTGCCGCCTTTTTTTTCGCGGGAAATCCTCTTCAATACCGGATCACTTCAGGAATTCACTGTGAAGCCAAAACGTGGGATTCGTGCTCGTTTGTCAGCCGGGACGGCCGCCTCCACTTTCTCTGTAGCACCCTCATGTGGAAGAACACTTTTGAGATCGACATCTTTGGAAGCAAAGGCTCGCTCCATGTTGCCGGCCTGAACAAATGGGGCGGAAGCCGGGTCATTCGGAGAGAGCGGATATTTCCAAGCGGCGTTCCGAGGGAGGAAACTTTTTCTTTTTCCGGTCCCGATGAAACCTGGAAGAGAGACATTGAGTTTTTTGAAGAGATGACTGCCCTCGGAAGATCGTCCTATCACAACGATCTCTATATCTCCGAATCGATCCGATCACTTGCTTCAAACCCTTAA
- a CDS encoding adenylyltransferase/cytidyltransferase family protein, which translates to MKPNKNRIADKIKTAEELVKILGSPPRKKSVVMCHGTFDIVHPGHIRHLFYAKEKGAILVASVTADKYIYKGQDRPYVPQDLRARNLAALEMVNYVVIDYHETPIDNILMIKPDYFIKGFDYGKDGIHPKTKEEIQAVSSYGGEVIFSPGDFVYSSTHLLTIHRPRISIDRLLALMDAEKIGFKDLTDTLHSFRDIKVHVVGDTIVDKYSYCSVLGPTTKTPTFSIKLESAKSFVGGAGIVAKHLKSLGADVTLTTVIGDDPLKDYVLGSLREWSIKTNAIIDHSRPTTQKERFWADGYKLLQVDTVDNSVVSEKILGELCHHVTGVDAEVTIFSDFRHGIFQKETIKALTNVRNPASIMVADSQVSNRWGNILDFKQFDLIFPNEKEARFSLGDQDTGIRPLGAELYKRSEAKYLILKLGEKGILVYRDLSESPRDFFFIDSFVQDMVDGLGAGDAMLAASTLAYKSSKNILISSILGNLAAAVACEIEGNNPISVEAIEKKIDAVKNQKFE; encoded by the coding sequence ATGAAACCAAACAAAAACAGGATCGCCGATAAGATCAAAACCGCCGAAGAGCTTGTCAAGATATTGGGATCCCCTCCCCGCAAAAAATCGGTCGTGATGTGCCATGGGACTTTTGACATTGTTCACCCGGGCCATATCCGCCACCTCTTTTATGCGAAAGAAAAGGGGGCCATTCTGGTGGCCAGCGTCACTGCGGACAAATATATTTATAAGGGACAGGACAGGCCCTACGTGCCCCAGGATTTGCGCGCGAGAAATTTGGCGGCTCTCGAAATGGTGAACTACGTCGTCATCGACTACCATGAAACCCCCATAGACAACATTCTCATGATCAAGCCGGATTATTTCATCAAGGGTTTCGATTACGGCAAGGACGGCATACATCCCAAGACGAAAGAAGAGATTCAGGCCGTCTCCTCTTACGGAGGAGAGGTCATCTTCAGTCCGGGAGATTTTGTCTACTCTTCAACGCATCTTTTAACCATCCACAGGCCCAGGATTTCCATCGACAGGCTTTTGGCCCTCATGGATGCGGAAAAGATCGGCTTCAAAGATCTAACCGACACCCTGCACAGTTTCAGGGACATCAAGGTCCACGTCGTGGGGGACACGATCGTCGACAAGTATTCCTACTGTTCGGTTTTGGGGCCGACGACCAAGACGCCGACGTTCAGCATCAAACTCGAATCGGCCAAAAGTTTTGTGGGGGGGGCCGGGATCGTGGCCAAACATCTGAAAAGCCTGGGGGCGGACGTGACCCTCACCACCGTCATCGGCGATGACCCCCTCAAAGATTACGTTTTAGGGAGTCTGAGAGAGTGGAGCATCAAGACCAACGCCATCATCGATCACTCCCGACCGACAACCCAGAAGGAGAGGTTTTGGGCCGACGGCTACAAGTTGCTTCAGGTCGATACGGTCGACAACAGCGTCGTCTCCGAGAAGATATTGGGGGAGTTGTGTCATCATGTGACCGGTGTCGACGCGGAAGTCACCATCTTCAGCGATTTCCGTCACGGCATTTTCCAGAAAGAAACGATCAAGGCCCTGACAAACGTGAGAAATCCCGCCTCGATCATGGTGGCCGACAGCCAGGTCAGCAACCGATGGGGCAACATTCTGGACTTCAAACAGTTTGACCTGATCTTCCCCAATGAAAAAGAAGCCCGTTTTTCGCTGGGTGATCAGGATACCGGCATCCGACCCCTTGGCGCGGAGCTTTATAAACGCTCGGAGGCAAAATATCTGATTCTCAAGCTGGGTGAAAAAGGGATTCTGGTCTATCGGGACTTGAGTGAAAGTCCCCGGGACTTTTTCTTTATCGACAGTTTCGTCCAGGACATGGTGGACGGGCTGGGGGCCGGCGATGCGATGCTGGCCGCGAGCACGCTCGCCTATAAATCCTCCAAAAATATCCTGATCAGTTCCATCCTGGGCAATCTCGCCGCGGCCGTCGCGTGCGAAATTGAGGGAAATAATCCCATTTCCGTTGAGGCCATCGAAAAGAAAATTGACGCCGTCAAAAATCAAAAGTTTGAATAA
- a CDS encoding SDR family oxidoreductase, which translates to MTQKAVVTGGAGFIGSHMVDRLLAEGHQVTVIDNFSTGRRENLNHCKNERNLTLIEADVSRLDSLIEFFKGVDWVFHFAALGDIVPSINKPAEYYHANVTGTFNVLEASRKEKIGRFIYAASSSCYGIPDEYPTKEDAEIRTEYPYALAKFLGERLVLHWGKVYKLPVVSMRFFNVYGPRSRTSGTYGAAFGVFLAQKLNGHPYTVVGDGRQTRDFTFVTDVVNACVMAAKSGVHNEVFNVGSGGTYSVNQLVGLLGGEVVHIPKRPGEPDCTFADISKIRRVLGWEPSVRFEEGVKIMLENISYWKKAPLWSPEKIEEATRDWFKYLGNDQGGIQ; encoded by the coding sequence ATGACCCAAAAAGCGGTTGTCACCGGAGGAGCCGGATTTATCGGAAGCCACATGGTCGATCGGCTTCTGGCGGAGGGCCATCAAGTCACTGTAATCGACAACTTCAGCACGGGCCGCCGTGAGAATCTCAATCATTGCAAAAACGAGCGAAACCTCACCCTGATTGAAGCCGACGTGTCGCGGCTTGATTCCCTGATCGAATTCTTCAAGGGAGTGGACTGGGTTTTTCATTTTGCGGCATTGGGAGATATCGTTCCTTCCATCAACAAGCCTGCAGAATATTATCATGCGAACGTCACGGGAACATTCAACGTCCTGGAGGCGTCAAGAAAAGAAAAAATAGGGCGTTTCATTTATGCCGCCTCGTCCTCCTGTTATGGAATCCCGGACGAGTACCCCACAAAGGAAGACGCGGAAATCCGCACCGAGTATCCTTATGCGTTGGCAAAGTTTCTGGGCGAGAGGCTGGTCCTCCATTGGGGAAAAGTCTACAAGCTACCGGTTGTTTCGATGAGATTTTTTAATGTTTACGGACCAAGGTCCAGGACATCGGGGACCTACGGGGCCGCCTTCGGGGTTTTCCTCGCACAGAAACTCAACGGCCATCCCTATACCGTCGTGGGGGACGGACGGCAGACAAGGGATTTCACCTTTGTTACGGACGTCGTCAATGCCTGTGTGATGGCGGCGAAATCCGGCGTGCACAATGAAGTTTTCAACGTGGGGAGCGGCGGCACTTACAGCGTCAATCAGTTGGTCGGTCTTCTGGGCGGTGAGGTCGTGCACATACCCAAACGACCCGGCGAACCCGATTGCACCTTTGCGGATATTTCAAAGATACGAAGGGTGCTTGGGTGGGAACCTTCCGTCCGCTTCGAAGAGGGGGTCAAAATCATGCTCGAGAATATTTCCTATTGGAAAAAGGCGCCTCTTTGGTCGCCGGAAAAGATTGAAGAGGCAACAAGGGACTGGTTCAAATATCTCGGAAATGATCAGGGAGGAATCCAATGA
- a CDS encoding SDR family oxidoreductase, protein MKRVLVTGGAGYVGAVLVPKLLRQGYQVRVIDLFLFGKDVLPTHRSLECVEGDIRNRSLLQEALYGVDSVIHLACISNDPSFELNPDLSRSINYECFEPMVRMAKESGAKRFIYASTSSVYGISDALEVTEDHPLVPLTDYNKYKGMCEPHLLKYQSPDFTTVVIRPATVCGYSPRLRLDLTVNILANHAVTNRKILVLGGSQKRPNIHIEDISDLYGELLEMPADKIAGKIFNAGYENFTVAELARMVQKIVSREMPHLNPIAVETAPSNDLRSYHVSSKKILAELGWAPKHTLEEAVVDLCGAFRNGKIPNSMENIRYYNVKAIQASRLT, encoded by the coding sequence ATGAAAAGAGTCCTTGTAACAGGCGGGGCCGGTTATGTGGGGGCCGTGCTGGTCCCCAAACTCCTTCGGCAGGGATATCAGGTTCGTGTGATCGATCTTTTTCTCTTTGGGAAAGACGTCTTGCCGACCCACCGGTCTTTGGAATGCGTTGAAGGAGATATCCGAAACCGGTCACTCCTCCAAGAGGCGCTGTATGGAGTGGATTCGGTCATTCACCTGGCCTGCATTTCAAACGATCCCAGTTTTGAACTGAATCCCGACTTAAGCCGCTCCATCAACTATGAGTGTTTTGAACCGATGGTCCGTATGGCGAAAGAAAGCGGGGCCAAACGTTTCATTTATGCCTCCACATCCAGCGTTTACGGTATCAGCGACGCCCTGGAGGTCACGGAGGATCATCCCCTTGTCCCGCTCACCGACTACAACAAATACAAGGGGATGTGCGAGCCTCATCTTCTCAAATACCAGTCGCCCGACTTCACCACCGTCGTCATCCGCCCCGCGACGGTCTGCGGTTATTCCCCGCGCCTTCGTCTCGATTTGACGGTCAACATTCTTGCCAATCATGCCGTCACCAACCGTAAAATCCTTGTCCTGGGGGGGAGTCAAAAACGACCGAATATTCATATCGAGGATATCTCCGATCTTTATGGGGAGCTTTTGGAGATGCCTGCCGATAAAATTGCGGGGAAAATCTTCAACGCCGGCTATGAAAACTTCACGGTGGCTGAACTCGCCCGGATGGTTCAAAAAATCGTCTCCCGGGAGATGCCTCATTTAAACCCCATTGCCGTTGAAACCGCCCCCTCCAACGATCTCCGCTCCTACCACGTCTCTTCCAAAAAGATTTTGGCGGAGCTGGGCTGGGCGCCGAAACATACCCTGGAGGAAGCGGTCGTGGATCTTTGCGGGGCTTTTCGCAACGGGAAAATCCCCAATTCGATGGAAAACATCCGTTATTACAACGTCAAGGCCATTCAGGCGTCCCGATTAACATGA
- a CDS encoding transaldolase, protein MAIFLDTGNLGEIRKYHAMGIVRGVTTNPTILAKEGVTGGLAGVKRSCIEIAKLISPLPLSVEVTNNDPGRMLEQALDFSQWAPNINVKITIHGPNGELDNLKLIHELEEKRNIRINVTAMMSAQQCFLAAMAGATYVSIFGGRVNNMGYDACGEISRLRKLLDAFRLKAQIIVGSTREVLNVIEWLDAGAHIVTATPGLLEGMLVHPYSKETVQMFLKDGAKFEAVQSK, encoded by the coding sequence ATGGCTATTTTTCTGGACACCGGCAATCTGGGAGAAATCAGGAAATATCACGCCATGGGCATCGTTCGCGGCGTTACGACAAATCCGACCATTCTTGCCAAAGAGGGGGTCACGGGCGGGTTGGCCGGTGTGAAACGCAGTTGCATCGAAATTGCGAAACTGATCTCCCCCCTCCCCCTCTCCGTCGAGGTCACCAATAATGACCCGGGACGCATGCTCGAACAGGCGCTGGATTTCAGCCAGTGGGCCCCCAACATAAACGTCAAAATCACCATCCACGGTCCGAACGGCGAGCTGGATAATCTCAAACTGATTCATGAGCTGGAAGAGAAGCGTAATATCCGGATCAACGTGACCGCCATGATGAGCGCGCAACAGTGCTTTCTGGCGGCCATGGCGGGCGCAACCTATGTCTCGATTTTCGGGGGCCGCGTGAATAACATGGGCTACGATGCCTGCGGGGAGATTTCCCGACTTCGCAAACTCCTCGACGCCTTCAGGCTCAAGGCCCAAATCATCGTGGGTTCAACCCGCGAGGTTCTGAACGTTATTGAATGGCTCGATGCGGGCGCCCACATCGTAACGGCGACGCCGGGTCTCCTCGAAGGAATGCTTGTTCATCCCTATTCCAAGGAGACGGTCCAGATGTTTTTGAAGGACGGGGCGAAATTCGAGGCCGTTCAATCAAAATGA